One genomic region from Candidatus Endomicrobiellum trichonymphae encodes:
- a CDS encoding DEAD/DEAH box helicase, with amino-acid sequence MTTLKFNELNLSSEILKAVEDLGFEEATPIQSLSIPKMMTGIDIIGQSQTGTGKTAAFGIPVLEKTNAKNKVVQSVILCPTRELAIQVAEELKLFSKYKKGINIVPVYGGQPIQRQMIALSKGAQIVIGTPGRVIDHLERRTLKLDTASIVILDEADEMLDMGFRDDIELILKSIPEGRQTVFFSATMPKEFLSLTKKYQHSPETIKVVSEKLTVPSIEQYYFDIKEHQKLEALTRCLDMYDPKLSLVFCNTKKRVDEVTSSLQARGYYADAIHGDMNQSQRNRVMSKFRNGSIELLIATDVAARGIDVDGIDMVFNFDVPKDDEDYVHRIGRTGRAGKAGKACSFVSGKDIYKLRDIQRYTKANIKRMQVPSLADVENTKEMIMLDKVKEVLKEKDLEKYAGMAESLISDEITSLDVAAALLKIMLASEKREQEQKADISENINKYSMTRLFINIGKKNGVRAGDFVGAITGETGINGSLIGDIKILDAFSFVEVPQEYAVNIINALHSSNIKGKKVSVEPAKGNESTIGKSHPNFKNSSKK; translated from the coding sequence ATGACAACATTAAAATTTAATGAATTAAATCTATCGAGCGAAATACTTAAAGCAGTTGAAGATCTGGGCTTTGAAGAGGCTACTCCTATCCAGAGTCTGTCAATCCCCAAAATGATGACCGGCATAGACATTATAGGGCAGTCTCAAACGGGCACGGGGAAAACAGCAGCTTTCGGCATTCCTGTTTTAGAAAAAACCAATGCAAAAAATAAAGTCGTTCAGTCAGTAATTTTATGCCCTACCAGAGAACTTGCAATACAAGTTGCGGAAGAATTAAAGCTCTTCTCAAAATACAAAAAAGGCATTAACATAGTGCCGGTTTACGGCGGGCAGCCTATTCAGCGGCAGATGATAGCTCTTTCAAAAGGAGCACAGATTGTAATAGGAACGCCCGGCAGAGTCATAGATCATCTGGAACGCAGAACATTAAAACTCGACACTGCTTCAATCGTAATTTTAGACGAAGCCGACGAAATGCTCGACATGGGTTTCAGAGACGATATAGAATTAATCCTTAAAAGCATTCCTGAAGGAAGGCAAACTGTATTTTTTTCAGCTACGATGCCTAAAGAATTTCTATCCCTTACTAAAAAATACCAGCACAGTCCCGAAACCATAAAAGTCGTAAGCGAAAAATTAACGGTTCCTTCTATTGAACAGTATTATTTTGACATAAAAGAACACCAAAAACTTGAGGCTCTCACAAGATGCCTCGATATGTATGATCCCAAACTTTCGCTTGTTTTCTGCAATACCAAGAAAAGAGTGGACGAAGTTACCTCTTCACTTCAGGCAAGAGGCTATTATGCCGACGCAATTCACGGAGATATGAATCAGTCCCAAAGAAACAGAGTAATGTCAAAATTCAGAAACGGTTCCATAGAGCTTCTCATAGCTACCGATGTCGCGGCAAGAGGCATAGACGTTGATGGCATAGATATGGTTTTTAATTTTGATGTTCCCAAAGACGATGAAGACTATGTACATAGAATCGGAAGAACCGGCAGAGCCGGAAAAGCCGGCAAAGCGTGCAGCTTTGTTTCAGGAAAAGATATTTATAAATTAAGAGATATACAAAGATATACGAAAGCAAATATCAAAAGAATGCAAGTTCCGTCGCTTGCCGATGTTGAAAATACAAAAGAAATGATAATGCTTGATAAAGTAAAAGAAGTTTTAAAAGAAAAAGACCTTGAAAAATACGCCGGAATGGCAGAATCCCTAATTTCAGACGAAATTACTTCGTTAGACGTTGCAGCAGCTCTCTTAAAAATTATGCTTGCTTCAGAAAAAAGAGAGCAGGAACAAAAAGCCGATATTTCGGAAAACATAAACAAATACAGCATGACAAGATTGTTTATCAACATAGGTAAAAAAAATGGCGTAAGAGCCGGAGACTTTGTAGGCGCTATTACGGGTGAAACAGGAATAAACGGCAGTCTGATAGGGGACATTAAAATTTTAGACGCATTTTCATTTGTTGAAGTTCCGCAGGAATATGCTGTCAATATAATTAACGCTTTGCATTCAAGCAATATTAAAGGAAAAAAAGTTTCCGTTGAACCTGCTAAAGGCAATGAAAGCACTATCGGCAAAAGTCATCCAAATTTTAAAAATTCTTCAAAAAAATAA
- a CDS encoding DUF116 domain-containing protein: MKLCKLTQRSKEQIYKTFTYKQNKLQVNKFASVPFNNRIVFVPHCMRNTAVCAAIEKDSCYICAECDGCKISDITKLIRKLNYRDLYIVKGGRVIGKIIRKQKPEAIVGIACFFEGNQAFKILKDENVAVQFVPLTKDGCAATDTDLAEVEKVLNILSVPRQIRNDKFLF, from the coding sequence ATGAAATTATGTAAGCTAACCCAAAGGAGCAAAGAACAAATCTATAAAACTTTTACATATAAGCAAAACAAACTTCAGGTGAACAAATTTGCCTCTGTTCCATTTAACAACCGTATTGTTTTTGTTCCGCATTGCATGAGAAATACTGCGGTTTGCGCCGCTATTGAAAAAGACAGCTGTTATATTTGCGCAGAATGCGACGGCTGCAAGATAAGCGACATAACTAAACTTATAAGAAAATTAAATTATCGGGACTTGTATATAGTAAAAGGCGGCAGAGTGATTGGAAAGATTATAAGAAAGCAAAAACCGGAAGCTATAGTCGGCATTGCCTGTTTTTTCGAAGGAAATCAAGCATTTAAAATACTAAAAGATGAAAATGTGGCAGTTCAGTTTGTGCCGCTTACAAAAGACGGATGTGCCGCTACGGACACAGACCTAGCAGAAGTTGAAAAAGTGTTGAATATATTGTCCGTTCCAAGACAAATCCGGAACGATAAATTTTTGTTTTAA
- a CDS encoding FmdB family zinc ribbon protein, translating to MPLFEFICKKCNEKFEMLVFDSENTECPKCKSSEVIKQFSSFASTTSLTSRSFADSCPSAPDRKHKCPGGCCH from the coding sequence ATGCCGTTATTTGAATTTATATGTAAAAAATGCAATGAAAAATTCGAGATGCTCGTTTTCGACAGCGAAAATACGGAATGCCCTAAATGCAAAAGCAGTGAAGTCATAAAGCAGTTTTCAAGTTTCGCATCGACGACATCCTTGACAAGTCGTAGTTTCGCAGATTCCTGTCCGTCTGCCCCCGACCGCAAACACAAATGTCCAGGCGGTTGTTGTCATTGA
- the mnmE gene encoding tRNA uridine-5-carboxymethylaminomethyl(34) synthesis GTPase MnmE: protein MNYLKEDTIAALSTAAGKSAIAVIRLSGENSFQIIGKIFKTHSKPEQQVKHGYITDGIEKKDEVLCTFFKAPHTYTGENLVEIAAHGNPVIINEILNLLYKNGARPAGPGEFTYRAFLNDKMNLAEAEAVCALITSKTEMSAKAALNSLSGEFSSKIKNIRDAVTNLIASMEANLDHPDEDNMFLSRSEKLSRFDSCIKDVQNLLNSYKTGKILQYGIKVVIIGKPNAGKSSLLNAILGKNRAIVTDIAGTTTDTVEETIDCCGIPLIITDTAGIREHSENLIEILGQAKTREAVCKADILIWLFDSSSEPDCNDAKIADFLKKSDLNIPIICVLNKSDLPPLFSSSLLNRENKVKVKISAKTGAGIADLLDEIVKIAGVSESKNDYLMINTRHFILLQNTLESLIRTKQSLSAKDADEIACFEALSAQISLNEILGINVKQDILDTIFSTFCIGK from the coding sequence ATGAATTACTTAAAAGAAGATACTATTGCCGCCTTATCAACTGCCGCCGGAAAATCTGCAATAGCAGTTATTCGTCTGTCTGGTGAAAACTCATTTCAGATTATAGGCAAAATATTTAAAACTCATTCTAAACCGGAACAACAAGTTAAGCACGGATACATTACAGACGGAATAGAAAAAAAAGACGAAGTGCTGTGCACTTTTTTTAAAGCGCCTCATACATATACTGGCGAAAACTTAGTAGAAATCGCAGCGCACGGAAACCCCGTAATAATAAACGAAATTCTAAATCTCTTATATAAAAACGGCGCAAGACCCGCAGGACCCGGTGAGTTTACCTACAGGGCATTTTTGAACGACAAAATGAATCTTGCGGAAGCGGAAGCCGTATGCGCTCTAATAACAAGCAAAACAGAAATGTCCGCAAAAGCTGCTTTAAACAGCCTTTCGGGAGAATTCTCTTCAAAAATAAAAAATATTAGAGATGCCGTTACAAATCTTATTGCTTCTATGGAAGCAAATCTAGACCATCCCGACGAAGATAATATGTTTTTATCGCGCAGTGAAAAACTCTCAAGGTTTGATTCTTGCATAAAAGACGTACAAAATCTTTTAAATTCTTATAAAACAGGGAAAATTTTACAATATGGAATAAAAGTCGTAATTATAGGTAAACCCAATGCCGGCAAATCGTCGCTGCTCAATGCAATTTTAGGCAAAAACAGAGCGATTGTCACAGATATTGCAGGAACTACAACAGATACCGTTGAAGAAACAATAGACTGCTGCGGCATTCCACTTATAATCACGGATACCGCAGGCATCAGGGAGCACTCTGAAAACTTAATAGAGATCTTAGGGCAGGCAAAAACCAGAGAGGCTGTCTGTAAAGCCGACATATTAATATGGTTATTTGATTCCTCTTCGGAACCGGACTGCAATGATGCCAAAATAGCAGATTTTTTAAAAAAGTCCGATTTGAACATACCCATTATATGCGTATTAAACAAAAGTGATTTACCGCCGCTATTCTCATCCTCCCTTCTAAACAGAGAGAATAAGGTGAAGGTGAAAATCTCCGCTAAAACAGGAGCGGGAATTGCTGACCTGTTAGACGAAATTGTAAAAATCGCTGGTGTTTCAGAGTCTAAAAATGATTATTTAATGATAAATACACGTCATTTTATTCTGCTGCAAAACACTTTAGAATCTCTAATAAGAACGAAACAGTCGCTATCTGCAAAAGATGCAGATGAAATTGCCTGTTTTGAAGCTCTAAGCGCCCAAATATCATTAAACGAAATTTTAGGAATAAATGTGAAACAGGACATTTTAGACACGATTTTTTCCACTTTTTGTATAGGCAAGTAA
- a CDS encoding M50 family metallopeptidase has protein sequence MTIILQILSITVGFGFLIFIHELGHFLAAKMCKVRILTFAFGFGPDLIKYTYNGTKYCIKIIPFGGFVRMAGDNPKEATGSDGEYLSLKWYEKIWISFAGPFSNYILAVFLFTLVFNIWGAVKIPTDLSVGAVVKNYPAETAGIIPGDKIKSVDSVEINTWNDLSANLKDKANKQTSFLIERGDSSFELSMIVAKNPVTGIGTIGITPVKIKVGFLKSIHLGVKTLIVNTIVPVVYLADKVMSLEKPEISGPIGIMQIMANAAKIGMQDYLRLIAVISVALGLFNLFPIPMVDGGMILLFLVERIIRKQISTKVVQVYNTTGLILMISILLFATYSDLLRLGIGRLFASS, from the coding sequence ATGACCATAATTCTTCAGATACTTAGTATTACAGTTGGATTTGGATTTTTAATTTTTATACATGAGCTGGGACATTTTCTTGCTGCAAAAATGTGTAAAGTTAGAATATTAACTTTCGCTTTCGGTTTCGGTCCGGATTTAATAAAATACACTTATAACGGCACAAAATACTGCATAAAGATTATTCCTTTCGGCGGATTTGTTAGAATGGCAGGTGACAATCCTAAAGAAGCCACAGGCAGCGATGGAGAATACTTATCTCTTAAATGGTATGAAAAAATATGGATATCATTTGCAGGTCCTTTTTCAAATTATATCTTGGCTGTTTTTCTTTTTACTCTTGTTTTTAATATATGGGGTGCGGTAAAGATACCTACAGATCTTTCCGTAGGCGCTGTAGTCAAAAATTATCCTGCCGAAACCGCAGGAATTATACCCGGAGATAAAATAAAATCAGTAGATTCAGTTGAAATAAATACATGGAATGATCTGAGTGCCAATTTAAAAGACAAAGCGAATAAACAAACTTCTTTTTTAATAGAGAGAGGAGACAGTTCTTTTGAATTAAGCATGATTGTTGCAAAAAACCCTGTAACAGGAATAGGAACAATAGGTATAACTCCGGTAAAAATAAAAGTGGGATTTTTGAAATCTATACATCTCGGAGTTAAAACCTTAATAGTTAACACGATTGTGCCTGTTGTATATCTTGCGGATAAAGTTATGTCACTGGAAAAACCAGAAATTTCAGGACCTATCGGTATTATGCAGATTATGGCAAACGCTGCAAAAATAGGAATGCAGGATTATTTAAGATTAATTGCAGTTATATCAGTTGCTTTGGGACTATTCAATCTTTTCCCTATTCCTATGGTTGACGGTGGGATGATATTATTATTTCTTGTCGAAAGAATTATAAGAAAACAGATAAGTACAAAAGTTGTTCAAGTTTATAATACAACAGGATTGATTCTCATGATAAGCATTTTACTTTTTGCGACATACAGCGATTTGCTGAGATTAGGTATAGGCAGATTGTTCGCAAGTAGTTAA